A genomic stretch from Falco cherrug isolate bFalChe1 chromosome 3, bFalChe1.pri, whole genome shotgun sequence includes:
- the B3GALT6 gene encoding beta-1,3-galactosyltransferase 6: protein MKLLRLLCRHKTALGLGGLSLFAVVLLYLAKCTSEGLRPLPAPRGLPHNQPAVLPPRGARGPQPPPAPPPSPEETAFMAVLITSGPKYSERRSIIRSTWLSAAGRPPHDDIWSRFVIGTGGLGAEELRSLELEQSRHRDLLLLPELRDSYENLTAKVLATYVWLDQHLDFQFALKADDDTFVRLDVLVEELRAKEPRRLYWGFFSGRGRVKSGGKWKESAWVLCDYYLPYALGGGYVISADLVHYLRLSRDYLNMWQSEDVSLGVWLAPIDVKRVHDPRFDTEYKSRGCNNKYIVTHKQSIEDMLEKHQTLAKEGKLCKEEVKLRLSYMYDWGVPPSQCCQRKDGIP, encoded by the coding sequence ATGAAGCTGTTGCGCCTGCTGTGCCGCCACAAGACGGCCCTGGGCCTGGGTGGTCTCTCGCTCTTTGCCGTGGTCCTGCTTTACCTCGCCAAGTGCACCTCCGAGGGCCTCCGgcctctgccagccccccgTGGGCTCCCGCACAACCAGCCTGCGGTCCTGCCGCCGCGGGGTGCCAGGGGGCCACAGCCaccgccagccccgccgccctcccctGAGGAGACCGCCTTCATGGCCGTGCTCATCACGAGCGGCCCCAAGTACAGCGAGCGGCGCAGCATTATCCGCAGCACGTGGCTCTCAGCTGCCGGCCGCCCCCCTCACGATGACATCTGGAGCCGCTTTGTCATAGGCacgggtgggctgggggctgaggagCTGCGTAgcctggagctggagcagagccgGCACAGagacctcctcctcctgccagagctgcGGGATTCCTATGAGAACTTGACTGCTAAAGTCCTGGCCACCTACGTCTGGCTGGATCAACACCTGGACTTCCAGTTTGCCCTGAAGGCTGACGATGACACCTTTGTACGCTTGGATGTGCTCGTGGAAGAGCTGAGAGCCAAGGAGCCACGTCGCCTCTACTGGGGCTTCTTTTCTGGCCGTGGTCGAGTGAAATCTGGTGGCAAATGGAAAGAGAGTGCCTGGGTGCTCTGTGACTACTACCTACCGTATGCTCTGGGCGGTGGTTATGTGATTTCAGCAGATCTGGTGCACTATTTGCGTCTTAGCAGAGACTACCTGAACATGTGGCAGAGTGAAGACGTCTCCCTGGGGGTATGGCTGGCTCCCATTGATGTGAAGAGAGTGCACGACCCTCGTTTTGACACTGAGTATAAGTCACGAGGTTGCAACAATAAGTACATAGTAACTCATAAGCAAAGCATCGAGGACATGCTGGAAAAGCACCAGACCCTGGCTAAGGAAGGAAAGCTCTGTAAGGAGGAGGTTAAGCTCAGGCTTTCCTACATGTATGACTGGGGAGTGCCTCCTTCACAGTGTTGCCAAAGGAAGGATGGCATCCCGTGA